In one Amaranthus tricolor cultivar Red isolate AtriRed21 chromosome 8, ASM2621246v1, whole genome shotgun sequence genomic region, the following are encoded:
- the LOC130821599 gene encoding uncharacterized protein LOC130821599, translating to MSNRRSGATGQVGGLGAAEALDPLGAPGTTGASRTTPGAPGRDPTGYGGTEGGGQAQLHRHKTDVETDQNYGQVTSGFGSKAAHHDPLKTEAGFGGSGQSRDPLGGYTATEANNNRRGNQGESGWTSVQEFGSLNTDESAAYNTSIRGSKIETGTGGSTVDTIYAVQVTKIPVSSEDIGHVQAQTQGQGQGQLRRNDEEATDR from the coding sequence ATGTCTAATCGTCGATCAGGAGCAACTGGCCAAGTTGGTGGGTTGGGAGCAGCAGAAGCGCTTGACCCGTTAGGAGCTCCGGGTACAACTGGAGCGTCCAGAACAACTCCAGGCGCACCTGGGCGTGACCCCACAGGATATGGCGGCACCGAAGGTGGTGGACAAGCTCAACTACACCGCCATAAAACTGATGTTGAAACTGACCAAAATTATGGTCAAGTGACCAGTGGGTTCGGTTCTAAGGCCGCCCATCATGATCCCCTTAAGACTGAGGCCGGGTTTGGTGGATCGGGTCAGAGCAGGGACCCACTTGGTGGCTACACAGCTACTGAAGCTAATAATAACCGAAGAGGAAACCAAGGTGAATCTGGTTGGACCAGTGTCCAGGAATTTGGGAGTCTCAACACTGATGAAAGTGCAGCATATAATACAAGCATAAGAGGTAGTAAAATTGAAACTGGAACAGGAGGTTCAACAGTGGATACTATTTATGCTGTGCAAGTAACTAAGATCCCTGTCTCGTCTGAGGACATTGGGCATGTTCAAGCCCAAACCCAGGGCCAAGGCCAAGGGCAGCTTCGTCGCAACGATGAGGAAGCTACTGACCGCTGA
- the LOC130821198 gene encoding pentatricopeptide repeat-containing protein At5g44230, whose translation MRFPTLPPRLSSSTTRKISLQENSIIPIQYHCPTPNYHLQYDTESRLISLLDSCSHLNHVKLLHAQTYCYGLGENSYILTKFIRILTKLKSSMDDYPRTIFNQVQNPDVFLWTALIRGYIFNGPISEAKVLYSCMRRQGVKPSSFTFCALFKACTSMGDLSLGCQLHGQMFKFSGFDSDLFLHAGNALIDLYVKSGVLKSARMVFDEMPVKDFISGTSLIVAYAKNGDMEVARELFDDLEVKDAVVWTAMITSYSQNARPKEALELFERMQCFGIKVDEFTLAGVISACAQLGTTKYALCIRDITERSGHGPERNVVIGSALVDMYAKCGRLNDAYEIFNVMRERNVYTYSSLILGLAIHGRAVDALQLFYEMEKTDIRPNRVTLIGVLTACSHAGMVEEGRSFFEDMEERYGVTRNCEHYTCMVDLLGRSGHIEEALTLAQSMPLEPHAGVWGALLGACSIHKNPDIAEIAASHLFELEPNNIGNYVLLANILSSAGRWDSVSRLRKVMRMKGLKKIPARSWVEGKKGSVHEFFAGDLTHPRSREIIRVLEDILTRLKHHGYQPNLESVCYDVSDDDKKQILMLHSEKLALAFELLTTESSHTIRIMKNIRICEDCHIFMCGASQITGREIIVRDNIRFHHFHDGTCNCGNFW comes from the coding sequence ATGCGATTTCCGACGCTTCCACCACGTCTATCTTCTTCCACAACCCGTAAAATCTCCTTGCAAGAAAACTCCATCATCCCAATACAATATCATTGCCCAACCCCAAATTACCACTTACAATATGATACTGAATCGCGCCTAATCTCTCTTCTTGATTCCTGCAGTCATCTCAACCATGTCAAATTACTCCATGCTCAAACTTACTGTTATGGTCTGGGAGAAAACAGCTATATTCTTACCAAATTTATTCGAATTCTCACCAAACTTAAGTCTTCTATGGATGATTATCCTCGCACCATTTTTAACCAAGTTCAAAACCCGGATGTTTTTCTTTGGACTGCTCTCATTCGTGGGTATATCTTTAATGGGCCTATTTCTGAAGCGAAGGTCTTGTACAGTTGTATGAGGAGACAAGGTGTTAAACCTTCGTCATTTACTTTTTGTGCTCTTTTTAAAGCTTGCACTTcgatgggagatttgagtttggGTTGTCAATTACATGGGCAAATGTTCAAGTTTTCTGggtttgattctgatttgtttttACATGCTGGGAATGCTTTGATTGATTTGTATGTAAAATCTGGGGTTTTGAAAAGTGCACGTATGGTGTTCGATGAAATGCCTGTGAAAGATTTTATTTCTGGGACTTCTTTAATAGTTGCTTATGCTAAGAACGGAGACATGGAGGTTGCTAGGGAGTTGTTTGATGACCTTGAAGTGAAGGATGCTGTTGTTTGGACTGCTATGATTACATCCTATTCCCAGAACGCAAGGCCTAAGGAAGCTTTGGAGTTGTTTGAAAGAATGCAGTGTTTTGGGATAAAAGTTGATGAGTTTACATTGGCTGGTGTTATATCTGCTTGTGCTCAGCTTGGTACAACTAAGTACGCGTTGTGTATTCGAGATATTACTGAAAGATCAGGACATGGACCAGAGAGAAATGTGGTTATTGGGTCTGCATTGGTTGATATGTATGCCAAATGTGGGAGACTAAACGATGCATATGAGATTTTTAATGTGATGAGGGAAAGAAATGTGTATACTTATAGCTCATTGATTTTGGGGCTTGCAATCCATGGTCGTGCTGTTGACGCGTTGCAATTGTTTTATGAGATGGAGAAAACGGATATAAGACCTAATAGAGTCACTTTGATTGGGGTGCTTACGGCATGTAGTCATGCTGGAATGGTTGAAGAAGGGCGTAGTTTCTTTGAAGACATGGAAGAAAGATATGGTGTTACTCGTAATTGTGAACACTATACTTGTATGGTTGATCTTCTTGGACGATCCGGTCACATAGAAGAAGCCCTTACCCTTGCTCAATCAATGCCACTAGAACCTCATGCGGGTGTGTGGGGTGCGCTACTTGGAGCTTGTAGCATCCATAAAAACCCCGACATTGCCGAGATAGCTGCTTCACATCTATTTGAACTTGAACCCAATAATATCGGAAATTATGTCCTACTTGCAAACATACTTTCATCAGCTGGAAGGTGGGATAGTGTTTCGAGATTGAGGAAAGTGATGAGGATGAAGGGTTTGAAAAAGATTCCTGCGCGTAGCTGGGTGGAAGGAAAGAAAGGAAGCGTTCATGAATTCTTTGCCGGGGATCTGACTCATCCACGGTCTAGAGAGATTATTCGGGTGTTGGAGGACATTCTAACTAGGTTGAAGCATCATGGGTATCAGCCGAATTTGGAGTCAGTGTGTTATGATGttagtgatgatgataagaaGCAGATTCTAATGCTTCACAGTGAGAAATTAGCTTTAGCATTTGAATTATTGACCACTGAGTCTTCTCATACAATCAGGATTATGAAGAACATTAGAATTTGTGAGGACTGCCATATTTTTATGTGTGGTGCTTCTCAGATTACTGGGAGGGAGATTATTGTAAGAGACAACATTAGATTTCATCATTTTCATGATGGAACATGTAATTGTGGAAATTTCTGGTGA
- the LOC130820775 gene encoding peroxidase 72-like → MAKLIMNYFIVLTLLAISPLCFSHNTHGGYGYLNPHYYDHSCPQVHYIVKTIVAKAVAKERRMAASLLRLHFHDCFVKGCDASLLLDSSGSIVSEKGSKPNKNSVRGFEVIDEIKAAVEKACPHTVSCADILAITARDSVVIAGGPNWEVPLGRRDSRGASLSGSNNDIPAPNQTFNTILTKFKRQGLDLVDLVALSGSHTIGNARCVSFKQRLYNQNGNGQPDATLDHIYASKLRSQCPKSGGDQNLFFLDYETPFHFDNSYYKNILANKGLLNSDQILLTKNHASMQLVKQYAENMELFFDHFAKSIVKMGNISPLIGNKGEIRHNCRRINSY, encoded by the exons ATGGCTAAGTTAATAATGAACTACTTCATTGTTCTAACTCTCTTAGCAATTTCTCCTCTATGTTTTTCACACAATACACATGGTGGGTATGGCTATCTTAACCCTCATTATTATGACCACTCTTGCCCACAAGTTCATTATATAGTCAAGACTATTGTCGCTAAGGCGGTAGCTAAGGAACGTAGAATGGCTGCTTCTTTACTTAGACTTCATTTCCATGATTGCTTTGTTAAG GGATGTGATGCATCATTGTTGCTAGACAGTAGTGGAAGCATAGTTTCAGAGAAGGGTTCTAAGCCTAACAAGAACTCGGTTCGAGGGTTTGAGGTCATTGACGAGATCAAGGCAGCTGTTGAGAAAGCATGCCCTCATACTGTCTCTTGTGCTGATATCCTGGCTATAACTGCTAGAGATTCAGTTGTCATT GCTGGCGGACCAAACTGGGAAGTGCCCCTAGGAAGAAGGGATTCCAGAGGAGCAAGTTTGAGTGGATCTAACAATGACATTCCTGCTCCTAATCAAACTTTTAACACTATTCTTACCAAGTTTAAACGCCAAGGCCTTGACCTTGTTGATCTTGTTGCACTATCAG GTTCTCACACAATAGGCAATGCAAGGTGTGTAAGCTTCAAGCAGAGGCTATACAACCAAAACGGAAATGGGCAACCCGACGCTACACTAGACCATATATATGCTTCAAAGCTGCGCAGCCAATGCCCAAAATCTGGTGGTGATCAAAACTTGTTCTTCTTAGACTATGAAACCCCTTTCCATTTCGACAACAGCTACTACAAAAACATCTTGGCAAACAAAGGATTGTTAAATTCTGACCAAATTTTGTTAACAAAAAACCATGCATCAATGCAATTAGTGAAGCAATATGCTGAAAATATGGagcttttctttgatcattttgcTAAGTCTATTGTTAAGATGGGTAATATTTCTCCATTGATTGGGAATAAGGGTGAAATTAGGCACAACTGCAGAAGGATTAATTCATATTAG